CATGGTATCAATGTCCGCGGCACTTTCTTCATGAGCCAGGCCTGCATCCCGCATTTGAAAAAAGCGATTAACCCGCATATCCTCAATCTTTCCCCGCCCCTCAATATGGACCCCAACTGGTTTTCCAAACACCTGGCCTATACCATGAGCAAATATGGAATGAGCATGGTGATACTGGGACTGGCGGAGGAACTGAAGCCGCATCGTATTGCCGCCAATGCGCTCTGGCCTGCCACCACCATTGCCACTGCTGCAGTACAGAATTTATTAGGTGGCGATTTCCTGATCCAACGTAGCCGTACACCCGAAATAGTGGCCGAAGCAGCGCTTCATATTCTCAAGCAGCCATCTTTTGAATGCACCGGTAATTTCTTCACAGATGAAGAAGTGCTGAAAAAAGAAGGGATCACTGATTTCAGCAAGTATGCAGTGAACCCGGATCAGAAACTGATGCCGGACCTGTTCCTGTAAAAGATAATCTGAAGAGCCTATAAGCTGTGTAGCTATGGAAGACAGGAAAATCCTTATATACGATACTCCCGATGGGGAAACGTCCATTGAAGTGATTTTGGAAGAAGATACAGTTTGGCTAACGCAGGCCCAAATATTTGATTTATTTGGTTCAAGTTAGGCAAACATAAGCGAGCACATCAAAAACATATTAATTTCTAACGAGTTAGACGAAAAAGCAACTGTTCGGAAAACCCGAACAGTTCGACAAGAGGGGAAAAGAAAAGTCAATAGAAATCTGGAATAGTTTAATCTGGATATGATTATTTCTATTGGCTATAGAGTGAATTCCAAGCGAGGTACTCAATTCCGCATTTGGGCGAATAATGTTTTAAGAGAGTTTCTGACGAAGGGATTTGCATTGAACGAAAGAGCTTTGCAAGAAAAAGCAATTCAATTGGATACTCTGAAACAGACTGTCCGGTTACTCAGCAACGTAATTGAGTCAAATCCATTAAATTCTGATGAAGCAAACGGACTACTGAAGGTTTTAACGGACTATACTTATGCTTTAGACGTCCTGGATAAATATGACCACCGGAAGCTAACAATTGTAGCAGCCCATCAAAAGCCTTCTTTTTTTGCTACTTACCAGGAAGCCATTAATGCAATACAAGGGTTAAAAGAAAAATTCGGAGGAAGCACATTATTTGGAAATGAAAAAGACGAATCTTTCAAAAGCTCTATCGCAACAATCTATCAATCTTTTGGAGGCAAAGAGTTATATCCTGGTGTTGAGGAAAAAGCAGCAAACCTACTCTACTTCATTGTGAAAAATCACTCCTTTTCTGATGGAAACAAACGGATTGCTGCTTTTCTGTTCGTTTGGTTCCCCGAAAAAATGCATTGCTCTACAAAAACGATGGAACAAAACGCATAGCTGACATTATGACTCAGGTTGTAGTTAACCTGATCAATGGGTATAATTAGGTAAATGAATACGGATGCAGGTTTTCACACTATACACTAATCATACAGGTTGGAATAAATAAAATCCTGGTAGAGCCGCCAGACATATGCGTTCCGGCGGCTCTCCGGACATTTACTTCCTTTCTGTTTTTGCTCCATCCACATATTGATACTCGCCCAACAAAGTGCGCGTAAGCGTTACTTTGTATTTTCCGCCCGGATAATCAGTTGAAGTCTCAATCGTTTCCTTCTTCGCTGCTTTGAGCGCGTTAGCCGCAGGCTTTTGCAGCAGCTCATTCATCACTCTTCCATTCATCGCCGCGGGCACAGGAATGTTCAGTATATGCAGCACCGTTGGCGCCAGATCCACATTGGAAGTGGGCAGCTCCGTTTCAAAACCTTTTTTGAAAGCAGGTCCCGAAACGATCAATGGAATATGCACATCCCAGGGACTGAGCGTGCCATGGCCGGCAACACCCGGCAGATAACTGGCACCTGCATAACCTGCGCTGTTCACCCTGTCGTCCCAGTTGGCATCCACCAGTATGTCCGCGGCCCGGGCATGGTTCCAGTGAATGGTTTCAAAGCTCAGCGTTCCTGGTACAAATCCTTGCTGATCGCCGGGTTTGGCAGCCTTTGTGAAAATGGCGCCTACAAATTCCAGAGGTTGCAGCATGGCCACGATCTTTCTGATGGTTTCAGGGTTTTGATCTTTCAGATAAATAGCGCCTCCGGCAGTTACAATATCTTCAGAGGTTTCGCTCTGCTTGAAGCCATTCTCGATGAGGAGCTGGTTCAGGCTTTTCTTTCCCTGCCCTACATGGGTCATAAAACCATGATCCGTTGAAATGAGAATATTGTAAAAAGATGTGAGACCTTTTTCCCTGAGTGTGCTCACGATCCGGCCAAACTGTTCATCCACTGCTTTGATGCTGGCCACTGCTTCGGGAGAACCAATGCCTTTGGCATGTGCTGTTCCATCTGGATCGGAGAACCAGATAGCGCTAACTAATGGCCCATTCGGCGCAAATCCATAGCGGATAAGCGCATCCGTTACCCATTTATGTTTGCCGCCGGGCTCAACCGGACCGAGATCACGGAAGATGCTGTCTTTGATACTTGTTGGCAGGATCATTGCCGGGTTGATGATCGCACCGCCGCTGATGGTGTGGTTTTGCAGGTATGCCTGGCCGGTAGACCCTGAACTGAATACCATCATACGCTTTCCGATAGATTGCATGATCTCACCCAGTGAAACGGTGGTGAGCAGTTTGCCTTGTGTAGCTTCTGTGATCTTCATCAGGTCTTCTGCTTCGCCTGTGTTGAGACTTTTTGAAGGACTTACCTGCGGAAAGAAAACTGAATTCCCCATGAGGCCATGTGTTACCGGATAGCTACCGGTGGAATAAGAAGCGGAATTCACTCTTGTTACTGTTGGAAACACACTGTGGTGGCTCTTTCCATAAGCACCCTGCTTTTTGAAAGCATAGAGATTGGGCATCAGTTCTGGAGTGATGTAATCGGGCCTGAGCCCGTCAAAGAACACGATCAGGGTACGCGTCTCTTTAGTTGACTGTGCAGCTGCTACCTTCAACAGGAAGCAGGAAGCCAGTATCAGGATCCATTGTTTCTTTATCATTATGCTGTGTGTTTGAATTCAGGAAATTATTTGTCCCACCATACTTTGATATTGCTGTTATCGCCTCCCATTTCTTTTACGGCATCGGCCAGGTTAGTTGGATTGAGCGATTGCAGGTAGGTAGGATACGGAACCCGCACAGGGAACTGATTCTCGGCCGGAATACCCGATCCTCTTGGCAATACAGGATAACCCGTTCTTCTTTTCTCGAACCAGGATTGATAGTCTACAAAGAAGTAAGCGAAATATTTCTGTAACATGATCTGCTCCAGCTGCTGATCAAATGAGCCGCTTTCGTTGTACAGCACGCCGGGCCTGCTGGTGAAATCAGAGGGCATCGTTACACCCCATTGGGTCATGGAAGCCAGGATGCCTTTTTCGTAATGTTGTTTCGGCGTACTACCGGTGTTGAATCCACGAAGAGCCAGTTCTGCTTTGATGAATTCCATTTCTGCATAGGTCATCATCACGCCAAGCCCCTGATAGGTCTTCAAAGCGTCCGGGTAGCTGGAATTGGCTCCCACGGCGTATTCAACAGAAGTAGGATAGCCGCTCTCGATGCCACTGAAAGTATCTATATTATTCTTCTTCACTTTCAGTGCCCATACAGACCTGCGCGGGTCCTGGTCTGTATTCAGCCTGTCCAGGAAGAACCTGGTGAAGTAAGCTCCATCGCGCCATTCCAGTTGGCGGGTATTATAGAAAGGGTTGAAGTAAGGAAAGGTGCCGGGATATTTGAAGATGGCTTCATCATCATTGCTGGTGAATACTGGTCTGTTGGCAGGATCAGTAAGGATGGCGTTGATCTGTTCAGCAATATTAAGTTCACCATCGCGCTTGAGCAAACGCAGCAACAGCCGAAGTTTGAGTGAGTTGGAAAATTTCTTCCATTTCAGGATCGCGGCCCCGGGTCCTTATTGGTGGCATTGGCATTGTACAGCATATCACCTCCATAGGTAAGCGCTTTTGGAACGAAGGAAGCGCTTGCTTTATCCAGGTCAGCCAGCAATTGCGGATAGATAGCGGATTGCTTATCGAATTTTGCAAGGAAATTGCCGGAAGCTCCTTTTGTAGCTTCTGAGTAGGGCACATCTCCATAAAGGTCTGTGAGGATAGAATAAGCCCAGCTTTTGTACACAAGCGCAATGCCTTTGTAGTTGGGCTCATTCAAACTATCTGCACTGTAAGAAATGTCTTCGATATCCGTCATGTAGCGGTAGAAATTGCTCCATACTGCAGCGCCCGGTTCCACAACATATCTGTGGAGCCCTGCGCCATTGTTACTGCTCCTTGGCGCATCCACCTGCATCAGCTGGTGCGTGAAGAACCGGCCTTCATTGATTGTAGTATTAACGATCCTGTATTCCAGTTGGCCAAGCATTACACCTGGTGTACTCTCTTTCGGCCTGTTGGGATCAGTATTCAGTTCTTCGAAATTCTTTGTGCAACCGGTCACCAGCAGCATTACGGTAACACAAAGGGTCATTATATGTTTATGCCAGTTCATACAAATTGATTAGAATTTTACAGTAAGATTTACACCCATGGTACGGGTTGAAGGAAACTGAGTCAGCTCCACGCCGGGTGTGAGTGTTCCATTGTTCAGGTTACCGCCTTCAGGATCGAAGCCAGGGAAGCTGGTAAAGTTGAAAAGATCCCTTCCGTACAAAGCGATGCTGGCCTGTTGCAACCTCAGCTTCTGCACCAGCTTACGGGGAACGGCGAACTCAAAACGAACTTCACGGATCTTCAGGTAGCTTGCATCGAAAATATTCATCTCGGCATTGTTGATAGCGTAGATGGTCTCGTAATAAGTGGAAGCGTTCACACGAACAGTGTTGGGAACATATTTTTTTGCAGCAGCATCCCACACAACACCATCGCCTACGATACCTTCATCACGACCAGGCAGGGTAACTTTCGTTTTGCCCAAAGTATTGTTCTTGTGATTGGTTTGTGAATACATGCTGCCGCCTTTCTGGCCATCCAGCAATATGCTTACTCGCACATTCCTGATGGTGAATTCATTCATCAGTCCTGCTTTCCAGTCAGCAAATGCATTGCCCCATTTTTGCATTACGGGATTCACCGGCGCAGGAAGACCAATGGAAGTATAGATGATCTTTCCTTCTTCATTCCGCTGAAATCCGCTGCCATACATATCGCCCATTCTTCCGCCAACACGGGCTTCGATTGAAACGTTGCTGCCATGCGCATAGATCACCTGATTGGGAATACCGTCTTCCAGTTCCTTCACATAACTGCGGTTCATACTCCAGTTAATGGTAGTGGTCCAGGAGAAATTTTTGTTCACGATGGGTTTACCGGTGATCATCAATTCAGCTCCCCTGCTGTTGATCAGCCCCGCATTCAACACTTTGCTGTTGTATCCGGAAACCGGGTCAACCGGCAATGTGATGATCTGGTTGCGGCTGTTATTATTGTACACGGCGAAATCGACACCAATCCTGCCATTCAGGAAACGCAGGTCCAGTCCAGCTTCCATACTGGATGTGATCTCAGGTTTGAGATCGGGATTGAATAAGGTGGGAGGATTGGTAAGGCCGTTGCTGTAGATTTTATCGTAGTATTTTGCTGTTCTGTAAGGGTCAGTATCGTTGCCAACCTGCGCCCAGCTCAATCTAAGTTTTGCAAATGAAATGGGTGATGGCAATGTCAGCATTTCACTCAGCAATACACTGGTGCTGACAGAAGGATAGAAATATGAGTTGTTGCCTTTGGGCAATGTGCTGGACCAATCATTCCTTCCGGTAACATCCAGGAAGATCTTATCCTTGAAATTCAATTGACCTGTAGCGTACAAACTATTGATGGCCTTCTTTATTTTCTGAGGATCAGCCACTGCAGGATCAAGGCTATTGGAGATCATGTACACGCCAGGCTGCGCCAGCTGGTCTGCATACATCCCGGCGAAATCATAGGTGGAGCGCATAGCGTTCCCGCCAGCTGAAATGCTGTAGCGAAAATTTTTATTGATGCGATCATTATACGTAAGCAAGGCATCTGTGTTGATCTCGTAATTGAAGATGTTCTGCTCGCGATAGGAACCGTTGGGAAATTTGGTCATGCTGAATGGCCTTTGCTGTGAACGGAACTCGAAGGAAAGATCCGTTCCTGTGCGCACCATCAGTTCCAGCTTTGGACTGATCTCATAGTTGGCCGAGAGCGTGCCGATCACACCATGCTTGTTCATTTTGTTCAGCATCTCATAGAGATCGAGGTAAGGGTTATCAGGACCAGTATTGAAAGGGTTCCGTTGTTTCACATTCTCCTGACCTGGCATCCAGTAAGGCTTGAACCATTCTGGCCTGATATTCGGCGCAGTACCGATGATCAGGAAGTACATGATCGATTGGTTGTTGTAGCCTGCGCCGGGCAGATTATCGCTTTTCTTGTTGGTGTAATTGACCTTACCGTTGATCTTTAAGCGGTTTGAAATTTTTTGATTAACGGAGAGCGCGGCATTGATCCTTTCGAATCCTGTATTGGGCAGGATCCATTGGTTCTTAAGATGCGTCAAGCTCAGGCGTGCAGCGCCTCTGTCGCCACCACCTTCGATGGAAATGCCATTGGTGATGGTGAGACCTGTTCTGAAGAAACCGGAGATATAATCATCATGCGCAACCCAGGGTGTCCGTTGTGTGGGCTTGTTATCGGGCGTATTGGGATCGTACTGGAAATACATCTGTCCATTGAACTTCGGACCGAACGCTCTTCCTGCTGCAACGGTAGTGCTGGTATTGGTACCATCTTCGCTGTTGCCGTAGGAATAATATTTATCCGTTCTTCCTTCGCCATATTCGAACTGATAATCGGGCCAGCGGTTCACCTGGTCTATGCTGATATTGGAATTGTAGGTAATACCGAGGCCCTTATCTTTTTTTTGTCCTGATTTTGTGGTGATCAGGATAGCGCCACCTGCAGCGCGGCTTCCATAGAGAGCGGTAGCGCCAGCGCCTTTGAGCACAGTAACTTTTTCGATATCATCCGGATTGATATCGCTAAGCTGTGAACCAAAATCAACGGGGTTATCGGCAGACAGGTGCGAGGAATACCCCGTACCTGTAATGCGCTTACTCACGGGCACGCCATCCACAATGATCAGCGCCTGGTTATTGTCGAGATTGAGGGAAGACTCACCACGCAGCGTGATCCTTGAAGAGCCCATCGGACCAGCGCCTGCGCCCTGGATGTTCAGGCCCGCAACCTTACCGGAGAGGGCATTCACCCAGTTATTGGTCTTTGCATCCTGCACTGCATTCTCTTTGATGGTCTGTGCAGCATAGCCCAGTGATTTTTCTTCTCTTCGTATACCCAATGCTGTTACTACCACCACATTGAGCTCTTCGGATTTCGTGCGAAGGGTAACAGCCAGGGAGATCCTGGCCTTCTCCTGTACAGAGTAACCGGTGAGTGTATCGGATACAAATCCGATATGGCTAAAGATAAAATGGTAAGGGCCGCCAACCGGAAGGTTGGAGAAAGTGAAAATCCCTTTTTCGTTGGTTTCGCCGCTGGCAACAGCTTCGTTCTGCTGGTTCTGCATGGCTACTGCCACGTTGCCAAGCGCTTCGCCTTTGCTGTTCCTGACTACGCCCGTGGCCACTGGCCCGCGGGTTTGCGATTGCCCCTGTGTCCAGAAGCCGCAGAGCAGCAACAACAGCAAAAGTTGAATCCTGTTGGTCCTTGTAATTGGGTTGATGAATGGTTTCATACTTTCCGGTTTAGACAATACAATTCCTGTGCACTCTTTTTTGTATTGAGAATGCGATGAAAAAATGTGTTTCAATGATTTTACTGGACTGTTACCTGAATAATACCGTTCTCATTTACGGCTGAAAGATTGTTGAGCAAACCGATTGTTTGAATGAATTCAAGTAATGATTCTTTTTCCGGATCGAATTTTCCGGTGAACGTCATGCCGGCCAGCTGTTCAGGCCTGAACTGGATATTGGTTTTGAAATGCTCAGCCAGCCTGTTGAAAATGCTTTCCAGCGATTCGTTGTGAAATACCATCAGCTGACTGTCTGTCTGCGTTTTCGTTTTCGCCGGAACGGGCATAGGGATCCTGCGTATTTTCTCTTTCACATCTGTGATCACCATTTGCTGAAGGCCGTTCAATTGCAATTGCTGTCCGGGCAATAGAACAGTGCTTTTTATGCCCCTTGCCATCAGTGAACTGCCGGCATCCACTCTTACTTTTCCACTTAACAAATGCACACGTATATTTTCCCCCTCGAAGGCAGAGATCGAAAACACTGTTCCGAGCGCAGTTGTAGCCAGTTGCCCGGCATACACAGTGAAAGGTCTTGCCTGGTCTTTTGCCACATCGAATCGGGCTTCACCTTTGAGTACGATGCTGCGTTTATCATGCAGGAAAGGTTGAGGATAGATCAGCTCACTGTTAGGCGACAACTGAACAAGACTACTGTCTTCAAGAACCAGTGATAAGGTTTTATTGGTGGAATTGAATCTGCGTTGATAACGTACAGGCGCAAGCGCTATGGCTGGTTCTGTTGCAGTAAGGGATTTTACAGGTTCAGGTTCATTACTCTGCGTGTACCATAATCCACCAGTGATGAACAGCAGTATTGCCGCTGCGGCAGCCCAGTTCCTGCTGATGATCCTGCGCCTTTGTAATTCGTATGTATTTGTCCTGATCGCAGACAGTAACTTCTTGGAGATCTCCTTCGGCAGGGCTTGCCTGGCTTCAAAGTTTTCCCATGATTGCTCAGTGAGGTATTTTTTCAGGACCTCCGGATGCCTGATAAAATAATCGCCGATAGCCTGTCTTTCCTGTGTATCACATTCATTGTTGAAATATCGCCTGATCTGCGCTTCAGTAATTTTCATACATCTATAATTCGTGGGAAAAAGGCTGATCCCTCACCGGTAACAATTAGTTAATGAAGAGTTGGATTCAGAGGAACCAGAAGATGAAGACCATTTTATCTTTCAAATGCCGGATGGCGCGCCCGATATGGTTTTCAACGGTCTTGGGGGAAATGGACAATTGTTCCGCAATCTCTTTATGCGAGAGCTCATCAAAGCGGCTGAGCTTGAAAACTTTTTTCTGACTGGTGAAAGATCTTCAATGAGAGCTTCCACTTGTTTGAGATCTTCCTTGTAATCTGTAGGGCCTGCTTCCTGGATATCGCTGATATCATCCACTGCGTGGAGGAGATAACGGTTGGCAGTTCTTTCCTTTCTGAGGAGATCGATCATGGTGCTGCGTGCGATACGGAAAAGCTGAATGGCGATATCATACTGTAGAGAAAGGTCTTTCCGGTTCTCCCACATCTTGATGAAAGTGAGTTGCACTGTTTCTTCGGAGAGATAAGTGGAGTGGCAATGCCTGAGCACATAGTAATACAGTTTGGAATGGTATTGCTGGTATACCTTTTCGAAGCTCTGGATGTTGCCGCTTTGTATTTGCTGTATCATCTGCATAGCCGGTTGCAAATATCCTGAAGAGAAGATGCGTCCGGGTA
This portion of the Pseudobacter ginsenosidimutans genome encodes:
- a CDS encoding SusD/RagB family nutrient-binding outer membrane lipoprotein, yielding MNWHKHIMTLCVTVMLLVTGCTKNFEELNTDPNRPKESTPGVMLGQLEYRIVNTTINEGRFFTHQLMQVDAPRSSNNGAGLHRYVVEPGAAVWSNFYRYMTDIEDISYSADSLNEPNYKGIALVYKSWAYSILTDLYGDVPYSEATKGASGNFLAKFDKQSAIYPQLLADLDKASASFVPKALTYGGDMLYNANATNKDPGPRS
- the rhuM gene encoding Fic family protein, translating into MIISIGYRVNSKRGTQFRIWANNVLREFLTKGFALNERALQEKAIQLDTLKQTVRLLSNVIESNPLNSDEANGLLKVLTDYTYALDVLDKYDHRKLTIVAAHQKPSFFATYQEAINAIQGLKEKFGGSTLFGNEKDESFKSSIATIYQSFGGKELYPGVEEKAANLLYFIVKNHSFSDGNKRIAAFLFVWFPEKMHCSTKTMEQNA
- a CDS encoding FecR family protein, whose protein sequence is MKITEAQIRRYFNNECDTQERQAIGDYFIRHPEVLKKYLTEQSWENFEARQALPKEISKKLLSAIRTNTYELQRRRIISRNWAAAAAILLFITGGLWYTQSNEPEPVKSLTATEPAIALAPVRYQRRFNSTNKTLSLVLEDSSLVQLSPNSELIYPQPFLHDKRSIVLKGEARFDVAKDQARPFTVYAGQLATTALGTVFSISAFEGENIRVHLLSGKVRVDAGSSLMARGIKSTVLLPGQQLQLNGLQQMVITDVKEKIRRIPMPVPAKTKTQTDSQLMVFHNESLESIFNRLAEHFKTNIQFRPEQLAGMTFTGKFDPEKESLLEFIQTIGLLNNLSAVNENGIIQVTVQ
- a CDS encoding SusD/RagB family nutrient-binding outer membrane lipoprotein, translating into MLKWKKFSNSLKLRLLLRLLKRDGELNIAEQINAILTDPANRPVFTSNDDEAIFKYPGTFPYFNPFYNTRQLEWRDGAYFTRFFLDRLNTDQDPRRSVWALKVKKNNIDTFSGIESGYPTSVEYAVGANSSYPDALKTYQGLGVMMTYAEMEFIKAELALRGFNTGSTPKQHYEKGILASMTQWGVTMPSDFTSRPGVLYNESGSFDQQLEQIMLQKYFAYFFVDYQSWFEKRRTGYPVLPRGSGIPAENQFPVRVPYPTYLQSLNPTNLADAVKEMGGDNSNIKVWWDK
- a CDS encoding SusC/RagA family TonB-linked outer membrane protein; this encodes MKPFINPITRTNRIQLLLLLLLCGFWTQGQSQTRGPVATGVVRNSKGEALGNVAVAMQNQQNEAVASGETNEKGIFTFSNLPVGGPYHFIFSHIGFVSDTLTGYSVQEKARISLAVTLRTKSEELNVVVVTALGIRREEKSLGYAAQTIKENAVQDAKTNNWVNALSGKVAGLNIQGAGAGPMGSSRITLRGESSLNLDNNQALIIVDGVPVSKRITGTGYSSHLSADNPVDFGSQLSDINPDDIEKVTVLKGAGATALYGSRAAGGAILITTKSGQKKDKGLGITYNSNISIDQVNRWPDYQFEYGEGRTDKYYSYGNSEDGTNTSTTVAAGRAFGPKFNGQMYFQYDPNTPDNKPTQRTPWVAHDDYISGFFRTGLTITNGISIEGGGDRGAARLSLTHLKNQWILPNTGFERINAALSVNQKISNRLKINGKVNYTNKKSDNLPGAGYNNQSIMYFLIIGTAPNIRPEWFKPYWMPGQENVKQRNPFNTGPDNPYLDLYEMLNKMNKHGVIGTLSANYEISPKLELMVRTGTDLSFEFRSQQRPFSMTKFPNGSYREQNIFNYEINTDALLTYNDRINKNFRYSISAGGNAMRSTYDFAGMYADQLAQPGVYMISNSLDPAVADPQKIKKAINSLYATGQLNFKDKIFLDVTGRNDWSSTLPKGNNSYFYPSVSTSVLLSEMLTLPSPISFAKLRLSWAQVGNDTDPYRTAKYYDKIYSNGLTNPPTLFNPDLKPEITSSMEAGLDLRFLNGRIGVDFAVYNNNSRNQIITLPVDPVSGYNSKVLNAGLINSRGAELMITGKPIVNKNFSWTTTINWSMNRSYVKELEDGIPNQVIYAHGSNVSIEARVGGRMGDMYGSGFQRNEEGKIIYTSIGLPAPVNPVMQKWGNAFADWKAGLMNEFTIRNVRVSILLDGQKGGSMYSQTNHKNNTLGKTKVTLPGRDEGIVGDGVVWDAAAKKYVPNTVRVNASTYYETIYAINNAEMNIFDASYLKIREVRFEFAVPRKLVQKLRLQQASIALYGRDLFNFTSFPGFDPEGGNLNNGTLTPGVELTQFPSTRTMGVNLTVKF
- a CDS encoding alkaline phosphatase family protein, yielding MIKKQWILILASCFLLKVAAAQSTKETRTLIVFFDGLRPDYITPELMPNLYAFKKQGAYGKSHHSVFPTVTRVNSASYSTGSYPVTHGLMGNSVFFPQVSPSKSLNTGEAEDLMKITEATQGKLLTTVSLGEIMQSIGKRMMVFSSGSTGQAYLQNHTISGGAIINPAMILPTSIKDSIFRDLGPVEPGGKHKWVTDALIRYGFAPNGPLVSAIWFSDPDGTAHAKGIGSPEAVASIKAVDEQFGRIVSTLREKGLTSFYNILISTDHGFMTHVGQGKKSLNQLLIENGFKQSETSEDIVTAGGAIYLKDQNPETIRKIVAMLQPLEFVGAIFTKAAKPGDQQGFVPGTLSFETIHWNHARAADILVDANWDDRVNSAGYAGASYLPGVAGHGTLSPWDVHIPLIVSGPAFKKGFETELPTSNVDLAPTVLHILNIPVPAAMNGRVMNELLQKPAANALKAAKKETIETSTDYPGGKYKVTLTRTLLGEYQYVDGAKTERK
- a CDS encoding LuxR C-terminal-related transcriptional regulator, whose amino-acid sequence is MAEQLSISPKTVENHIGRAIRHLKDKMVFIFWFL
- a CDS encoding SDR family oxidoreductase, which produces MLLENKTVLITGGSRGIGKSIAIRLAKEGANIAIVGKTTEPHPKLEGTIFTAAEEIAAAGKGNVLPLAGDVRSEESIQQVVNDTVAKFGGIDILVNNASAINLSSTEQLEPKRWDLMHGINVRGTFFMSQACIPHLKKAINPHILNLSPPLNMDPNWFSKHLAYTMSKYGMSMVILGLAEELKPHRIAANALWPATTIATAAVQNLLGGDFLIQRSRTPEIVAEAALHILKQPSFECTGNFFTDEEVLKKEGITDFSKYAVNPDQKLMPDLFL